From a single Callithrix jacchus isolate 240 chromosome 5, calJac240_pri, whole genome shotgun sequence genomic region:
- the GSG1L2 gene encoding germ cell-specific gene 1-like protein 2, with the protein MDRARQQQLLLLLPICLALAFSLTAVVSSHWCEGIRRVVKPLCRDQPGGQHCIHFKQDNSSDGRMGNDSQAVLYIWELGDDKFIQRGFHVGLWQSCEESLSGEDEKCRSFQSVVPAEEQGVLWLSIGGEVLDIVLILASAILLGSRVSCCSLGFDWLRVDALVAIFMVLAGLLGMVAHMMYTTIFQITVNLGPEDWKPQTWDYGWSYCLAWGSFALCLAVSVAAMSRFTAARLEFTEQQWAQNGSQPSQHSLPEPEASESIWKTGAAPRLAGHAFRNVSGHLPPGATGKVSIC; encoded by the exons ATGGACAGGGCCAGGCAGCAGCAGTTGCTGCTCCTCCTCCCCATCTGCCTCGCCCTCGCCTTCTCCCTCACCGCCGTGGTCAGCAGCCACTGGTGTGAGGGGATCCGGCGGGTGGTGAAGCCGCTGTGCAGGGACCAGCCTGGAGGACAGCACTGCATTCACTTCAAACAGGACAACAGCAGTGATGGCAGGATGGGCAACGACAGCCAGGCTGTCCTGTACATTTGGGAGCTGGGGGACGACAAGTTCATTCAGCGTGGGTTCCATGTGGGGCTCTGGCAGTCCTGCGAGGAGAGCCTCAGCGGTGAAG ATGAAAAGTGTAGGAGTTTCCAGAGTGTGGTGCCTGCTGAAGAACAAG GTGTTTTGTGGCTGTCCATCGGGGGCGAGGTCCTGGATATCGTTCTGATACTGGCAAGCGCcatcctcctgggctccagagtgaGTTGTTGCAGCCTTGGATTCGACTGGCTCAGGGTGGATGCCTTGGTAGCCATCTTCATGGTGCTGGCAG GGCTCCTAGGCATGGTAGCCCACATGATGTACACAACCATTTTTCAAATCACTGTGAACCTTGGACCAGAAGATTGGAAGCCTCAGACTTGGGACTATGGCTGGTCATATTG CCTTGCCTGGGGTTCTTTCGCCCTCTGCCTGGCTGTGTCGGTTGCGGCCATGAGCAGATTCACTGCAGCTCGTCTGGAATTCACCGAGCAGCAGTGGGCACAGAACGGCAGTCAGCCCTCTCAACACAGCCTCCCGGAACCCGAGGCTTCAGAGAGCATTTGGAAAACAGGGGCTGCTCCTCGCCTTGCTGGCCATGCCTTCAGGAATGTTtctgggcacctgccaccaggtgcCACAGGCAAGGTGTCCATATGCTAG